A region of Arabidopsis thaliana chromosome 5, partial sequence DNA encodes the following proteins:
- a CDS encoding RNA-binding (RRM/RBD/RNP motifs) family protein (RNA-binding (RRM/RBD/RNP motifs) family protein; FUNCTIONS IN: RNA binding, nucleotide binding, nucleic acid binding; INVOLVED IN: biological_process unknown; LOCATED IN: cellular_component unknown; CONTAINS InterPro DOMAIN/s: RNA recognition motif, RNP-1 (InterPro:IPR000504), Nucleotide-binding, alpha-beta plait (InterPro:IPR012677); BEST Arabidopsis thaliana protein match is: nucleotide binding;nucleic acid binding;RNA binding (TAIR:AT4G19610.1); Has 30201 Blast hits to 17322 proteins in 780 species: Archae - 12; Bacteria - 1396; Metazoa - 17338; Fungi - 3422; Plants - 5037; Viruses - 0; Other Eukaryotes - 2996 (source: NCBI BLink).), whose protein sequence is MSWIIVKNLPSKHVTEERLRDVFSRKGEIADVKLKRKSDGKSRQFAYIGFRTEQEAQDAITYVNKCFIDTYRISVEVADPPPREEGKENTEHFSNAYAKGDKKIKKKPEVSPDGADEPNKAKISLLDSKKTRKIKVVALVGDDVSDMEYYKSRTKKNLSDSDSDCETYGCEDAIHVFPIDGDIEADRVDKEFTIHVFGFGHQDVVFLEPIEAREALKGMGVQALQRCSPVSGAPRDILEPKALADNNENTSDVEENDVRRRLNLDQQVGIDSDITEVCPLYDCCGRFETMYSELQDTDESLKKHLTELVKQGKILSFKGTVVDGHALILSFSKNKPSGTVGKDLDKDTILTKLHVKNIAFEATMKEVRQLFTPFGQIKSVGLPERTKGRYAACSSLTSLNASSTRYLPSLQVIEWKKVDNSMKAIRYRSAAKYVDQENNNPKKRKSSTVVG, encoded by the exons AT GTCTTGGATAATCGTTAAGAATCTTCCTTCCAAACATGTGACAGAGGAACGACTTCGAGATGTCTTTTCACGAAAAGGAGAAATCGCAGACGTGAAATTGAAGCGTAAAAG TGATGGCAAAAGTAGACAATTTGCTTATATTGGCTTTCGTACTGAACAAGAAGCTCAAGATGCTATCACATATGTTAACAAGTGTTTCATTGATACTTATCGAATATCTGTTGAG GTTGCGGACCCTCCTCCGAGGGAAGAAGGGAAG gaaaatactGAACATTTTTCTAATGCTTATGCTAAAGGAGACAAAAAGATTAAGAAGAAACCAGAG GTCTCGCCCGATGGTGCTGATGAGCCTAACAAAGCGAAAATATCATTATTAGATTCtaaaaagactagaaagaTTAAAGTTGTTGCTCTCGTTGGTGATGATGTTTCTGATATGGAATACTACAAGAGTCggacaaagaaaaatctgTCGGATTCGGACAGTGATTGTGAAACTTATGGTTGTGAAGATGCAATTCATGTTTTTCCTATTGATGGGGATATTGAAGCTGACAGAGTTGACAAAGAGTTTACAATTCATGTTTTCGGATTCGGACATCAGGAT GTTGTTTTCCTTGAACCGATTGAGGCACGTGAAGCTCTGAAGGGAATGGGCGTACAAGCGTTACAA AGATGCTCCCCTGTATCTGGGGCTCCTAGAGATATTCTTGAGCCAAAAGCACTTGCCGATAACAATGAAAATACGAGTGatgttgaagaaaatgatgtgAGAAGAAGACTCAACTTGGATCAGCAGGTTGGAATCGATTCGGATATAACTGAGGTATGCCCACTTTATGATTGCTGTGGACGTTTTGAAACCATGT ATTCTGAACTTCAAGACACTGATGAGAGTTTGAAGAAGCATTTGACTGAACTGGTGAAGCAGGGAAAGATTCTGAGTTTTAAG GGAACTGTTGTGGATGGGCATGCTTTGATCTTGAGCTTCTCTAAAAACAAGCCGAGTGGAACGGTTGGGAAAGATTTAGACAAGGACACAATTTTGACAAAGTTACATGTGAAAAATATAGCTTTTGAAGCAACTATGAAAGAAGTAAGACAGCTTTTCACTCCATTTGGACAGATCAAGAGCGTTGGGCTTCCAGAGAGGACTAAGGGAAGATATGCTG CCTGTTCATCTTTGACATCCTTGAATGCATCCTCAACTCGCTATTTGCCGTCTTTGCAGGTGATCGAGTGGAAAAAGGTTGACAATAGCATGAAGGCGATCCGATATCGTTCTGCTGCCAAGTATGTGgatcaagaaaacaataatccaaagaaaaggaaaagctCGACAGTTGTTGGTTAA
- the ASA1 gene encoding anthranilate synthase alpha subunit 1 (anthranilate synthase alpha subunit 1 (ASA1); FUNCTIONS IN: anthranilate synthase activity; INVOLVED IN: in 6 processes; LOCATED IN: chloroplast, anthranilate synthase complex; EXPRESSED IN: 27 plant structures; EXPRESSED DURING: 13 growth stages; CONTAINS InterPro DOMAIN/s: Anthranilate synthase component I, N-terminal (InterPro:IPR006805), Chorismate binding, C-terminal (InterPro:IPR015890), ADC synthase (InterPro:IPR005801), Anthranilate synthase component I (InterPro:IPR019999), Anthranilate synthase component I, PabB-like (InterPro:IPR005256); BEST Arabidopsis thaliana protein match is: anthranilate synthase 2 (TAIR:AT2G29690.1); Has 1807 Blast hits to 1807 proteins in 277 species: Archae - 0; Bacteria - 0; Metazoa - 736; Fungi - 347; Plants - 385; Viruses - 0; Other Eukaryotes - 339 (source: NCBI BLink).), with product MSSSMNVATMQALTFSRRLLPSVASRYLSSSSVTVTGYSGRSSAYAPSFRSIKCVSVSPEASIVSDTKKLADASKSTNLIPIYRCIFSDQLTPVLAYRCLVKEDDREAPSFLFESVEPGSQMSSVGRYSVVGAQPAMEIVAKENKVIVMDHNNETMTEEFVEDPMEIPRKISEKWNPDPQLVQDLPDAFCGGWVGFFSYDTVRYVEKRKLPFSKAPEDDRNLPDMHLGLYDDVVVFDHVEKKAYVIHWIRLDGSLPYEKAYSNGMQHLENLVAKLHDIEPPKLAAGNVNLQTRQFGPSLDNSNVTCEEYKEAVVKAKEHILAGDIFQIVLSQRFERRTFADPFEVYRALRVVNPSPYMGYLQARGCILVASSPEILTKVKQNKIVNRPLAGTSKRGKNEVEDKRLEKELLENEKQCAEHIMLVDLGRNDVGKVTKYGSVKVEKLMNIERYSHVMHISSTVTGELQDGLTCWDVLRAALPVGTVSGAPKVKAMELIDELEPTRRGPYSGGFGGVSFTGDMDIALSLRTIVFPTACQYNTMYSYKDANKRREWVAYLQAGAGVVADSDPQDEHCECQNKAAGLARAIDLAESAFVKK from the exons ATGTCTTCCTCTATGAACGTAGCGACGATGCAAGCACTGACTTTCTCTCGCCGGCTTCTCCCTTCTGTTGCTTCTCgttatctctcttcttcttctgtgacCGTTACTGGATACTCCGGTAGAAGCTCGGCTTACGCGCCTTCTTTCCGTTCGATTAAATGCGTCTCTGTTTCTCCGGAAGCTTCAATAG TAAGTGATACAAAGAAGTTGGCAGATGCTTCTAAGAGTACAAACCTTATACCAATTTACCGCTGTATATTCTCTGATCAGCTTACTCCTGTTCTTGCTTACCGTTGTTTGGTCAAAGAAGATGACCGTGAAGCTCCTAGCTTTCTTTTCGAGTCCGTTGAGCCTGGTTCTCAGATGTCTAGCGTT GGTCGTTATAGCGTTGTTGGGGCTCAGCCTGCGATGGAGATCGTGGCAAAGGAGAATAAAGTTATTGTAATGGATCACAACAATGAAACCATGACTGAGGAATTCGTCGAAGATCCAATGGAGATCCCAAGAAAAATCTCTGAGAAATGGAACCCTGATCCTCAACTAGTTCAGGACCTTCCAGATGCGTTTTGTG GTGGGTGGGTTGGTTTTTTCTCGTACGACACTGTTCGTTATGTTGAGAAGAGGAAATTGCCATTTTCAAAGGCCCCTGAGGATGATAGGAACTTGCCAGACATGCATCTTGGTCTGTACGACGATGTAGTTGTATTTGATCACGTGGAAAAG AAAGCATATGTCATTCACTGGATTAGACTAGATGGGAGCCTTCCTTACGAAAAGGCATACAGTAATGGAATGCAACATTTGGAGAACTTGGTGGCCAAGTTACATGATATTGAGCC GCCAAAACTGGCTGCAGGTAACGTGAATCTTCAGACACGACAATTTGGGCCATCTTTGGATAATTCAAACGTGACATGCGAAGAGTACAAGGAGGCTGTGGTCAAGGCCAAAGAACATATACTTGCAGGAGACATATTTCAGATCGTGCTGAGTCAACGTTTTGAGCGGCGAACATTTGCAGACCCCTTTGAAGTTTATAGAGCACTAAGAGTTGTGAATCCAAGTCCGTATATGGGTTATTTGCAG GCTAGAGGATGCATTTTGGTAGCATCAAGTCCAGAAATTCTCACCAAAGTAAAGCAG AACAAGATAGTGAATCGGCCATTGGCAGGAACCAGCAAGAGAGGGAAGAATGAAGTTGAGGATAAGAGATTAGAAAAGGAACTGCTAGAGAATGAAAAGCAATGTGCTGAGCACATCATGTTGGTTGATCTCGGTCGCAACGATGTTGGAAAGGTTACGAAATACGGATCAGTGAAAGTAGAGAAGCTTATGAACATCGAACGTTATTCCCATGTTATGCATATAAGCTCCACG GTGACAGGAGAATTACAAGATGGTTTGACTTGCTGGGACGTACTACGTGCGGCTTTACCAGTGGGAACAGTTAGTGGTGCACCAAAGGTCAAAGCTATGGAACTAATCGATGAGCTAGAGCCAACGAGGCGTGGACCATACAGTGGCGGTTTTGGTGGAGTCTCCTTCACTGGTGACATGGACATTGCTTTATCCCTTAGGACAATCGTTTTTCCGACAGCATGTCAATACAATACAATGTACTCTTACAAGGATGCTAACAAACGGCGTGAGTGGGTGGCTTATCTTCAAGCTGGAGCTGGTGTAGTAGCTGATAGTGACCCGCAAGACGAACACTGTGAGTGCCAGAACAAAGCCGCTGGTCTTGCTCGAGCCATCGACTTGGCTGAATCTGCATTTGTGAAAAAATGA
- the ASA1 gene encoding anthranilate synthase alpha subunit 1 (anthranilate synthase alpha subunit 1 (ASA1); CONTAINS InterPro DOMAIN/s: Anthranilate synthase component I, N-terminal (InterPro:IPR006805), Chorismate binding, C-terminal (InterPro:IPR015890), ADC synthase (InterPro:IPR005801), Anthranilate synthase component I (InterPro:IPR019999), Anthranilate synthase component I, PabB-like (InterPro:IPR005256); BEST Arabidopsis thaliana protein match is: anthranilate synthase 2 (TAIR:AT2G29690.1).) → MSSSMNVATMQALTFSRRLLPSVASRYLSSSSVTVTGYSGRSSAYAPSFRSIKCVSVSPEASIVSDTKKLADASKSTNLIPIYRCIFSDQLTPVLAYRCLVKEDDREAPSFLFESVEPGSQMSSVGRYSVVGAQPAMEIVAKENKVIVMDHNNETMTEEFVEDPMEIPRKISEKWNPDPQLVQDLPDAFCGGWVGFFSYDTVRYVEKRKLPFSKAPEDDRNLPDMHLGLYDDVVVFDHVEKKAYVIHWIRLDGSLPYEKAYSNGMQHLENLVAKLHDIEPPKLAAGNVNLQTRQFGPSLDNSNVTCEEYKEAVVKAKEHILAGDIFQIVLSQRFERRTFADPFEVYRALRVVNPSPYMGYLQVGDGENISQQLCILYLWINHQCCFRSVIQARGCILVASSPEILTKVKQNKIVNRPLAGTSKRGKNEVEDKRLEKELLENEKQCAEHIMLVDLGRNDVGKVTKYGSVKVEKLMNIERYSHVMHISSTVTGELQDGLTCWDVLRAALPVGTVSGAPKVKAMELIDELEPTRRGPYSGGFGGVSFTGDMDIALSLRTIVFPTACQYNTMYSYKDANKRREWVAYLQAGAGVVADSDPQDEHCECQNKAAGLARAIDLAESAFVKK, encoded by the exons ATGTCTTCCTCTATGAACGTAGCGACGATGCAAGCACTGACTTTCTCTCGCCGGCTTCTCCCTTCTGTTGCTTCTCgttatctctcttcttcttctgtgacCGTTACTGGATACTCCGGTAGAAGCTCGGCTTACGCGCCTTCTTTCCGTTCGATTAAATGCGTCTCTGTTTCTCCGGAAGCTTCAATAG TAAGTGATACAAAGAAGTTGGCAGATGCTTCTAAGAGTACAAACCTTATACCAATTTACCGCTGTATATTCTCTGATCAGCTTACTCCTGTTCTTGCTTACCGTTGTTTGGTCAAAGAAGATGACCGTGAAGCTCCTAGCTTTCTTTTCGAGTCCGTTGAGCCTGGTTCTCAGATGTCTAGCGTT GGTCGTTATAGCGTTGTTGGGGCTCAGCCTGCGATGGAGATCGTGGCAAAGGAGAATAAAGTTATTGTAATGGATCACAACAATGAAACCATGACTGAGGAATTCGTCGAAGATCCAATGGAGATCCCAAGAAAAATCTCTGAGAAATGGAACCCTGATCCTCAACTAGTTCAGGACCTTCCAGATGCGTTTTGTG GTGGGTGGGTTGGTTTTTTCTCGTACGACACTGTTCGTTATGTTGAGAAGAGGAAATTGCCATTTTCAAAGGCCCCTGAGGATGATAGGAACTTGCCAGACATGCATCTTGGTCTGTACGACGATGTAGTTGTATTTGATCACGTGGAAAAG AAAGCATATGTCATTCACTGGATTAGACTAGATGGGAGCCTTCCTTACGAAAAGGCATACAGTAATGGAATGCAACATTTGGAGAACTTGGTGGCCAAGTTACATGATATTGAGCC GCCAAAACTGGCTGCAGGTAACGTGAATCTTCAGACACGACAATTTGGGCCATCTTTGGATAATTCAAACGTGACATGCGAAGAGTACAAGGAGGCTGTGGTCAAGGCCAAAGAACATATACTTGCAGGAGACATATTTCAGATCGTGCTGAGTCAACGTTTTGAGCGGCGAACATTTGCAGACCCCTTTGAAGTTTATAGAGCACTAAGAGTTGTGAATCCAAGTCCGTATATGGGTTATTTGCAGGTTGGTGATGGAGAGAACATTTCTCAACAACTTTGCATTTTGTACTTGTGGATAAACCATCAATGCTGTTTTCGTTCTGTTATTCAGGCTAGAGGATGCATTTTGGTAGCATCAAGTCCAGAAATTCTCACCAAAGTAAAGCAG AACAAGATAGTGAATCGGCCATTGGCAGGAACCAGCAAGAGAGGGAAGAATGAAGTTGAGGATAAGAGATTAGAAAAGGAACTGCTAGAGAATGAAAAGCAATGTGCTGAGCACATCATGTTGGTTGATCTCGGTCGCAACGATGTTGGAAAGGTTACGAAATACGGATCAGTGAAAGTAGAGAAGCTTATGAACATCGAACGTTATTCCCATGTTATGCATATAAGCTCCACG GTGACAGGAGAATTACAAGATGGTTTGACTTGCTGGGACGTACTACGTGCGGCTTTACCAGTGGGAACAGTTAGTGGTGCACCAAAGGTCAAAGCTATGGAACTAATCGATGAGCTAGAGCCAACGAGGCGTGGACCATACAGTGGCGGTTTTGGTGGAGTCTCCTTCACTGGTGACATGGACATTGCTTTATCCCTTAGGACAATCGTTTTTCCGACAGCATGTCAATACAATACAATGTACTCTTACAAGGATGCTAACAAACGGCGTGAGTGGGTGGCTTATCTTCAAGCTGGAGCTGGTGTAGTAGCTGATAGTGACCCGCAAGACGAACACTGTGAGTGCCAGAACAAAGCCGCTGGTCTTGCTCGAGCCATCGACTTGGCTGAATCTGCATTTGTGAAAAAATGA